From a region of the Vanrija pseudolonga chromosome 2, complete sequence genome:
- the luxQ gene encoding Autoinducer 2 sensor kinase/phosphatase LuxQ has translation MASTPVTPTLGDGVIDFPTAFLEAYPFPAAVLEVARPVRPPLRASERFTSTHSLASFDAAIAPGPSSRPIIEQVSPKTTSPFTFPSITTTTTATNLSLESGTGNGPPALVSVNDKWAAAVATDRSDLGAKLNMLQAWVVTASDSDTFPLSLGAHHLLLTRTRLGPTSFVLLATPDTGVPLPSPPMHKFAAAVHRAAPDVDHLATATHAVSLDSPPVHSRAAKPTAGKLQPAQWDGSVRRHSESPARMQFSRLAPRAASIQSDSAFERRRKPQSEQGDTTPAAPKLEKSASTPSSLPVQQPLPTSPPAPPPGPPALSCWQLVMQKDWSETSLGPMSSWPGALMAVVRLTMESMSPALMLIKDPQDPTDNYFIYNDAFRPMANAHPTWLACHTSDLPPETWGPLAPLCARSYQGEVIRRENNMLYQPYEDKIHFREVFNTWSYHPVWERDEVIAVYGQIQETTKTVVAERQLRTSQLLVSLLSGVRTTADFYNAVANCFDINHRDAPFAICYTVKPVTFEDEQFGDNRRVRLSLPVVPVELSLEATVGVPAAHPAAPPKRKLSVQARLGSFSADSPDPTMATATLDTDGWWPIAQALSTRQTVIATDIASFIEGFPTREWPELPQKAVVMPLLNDASDAMPSGVIILGLNARRRIDDEYIKCIQSFRHTLSATLVSIQSAEEEQAHQRERAKLEKAKTLLIQSAAHEFRLPLTLIAAPLEELLRSDLRPEQRRNASLAYRHQRILHRLVDSLVDYSRIESGLLSARFVRGDLGKFVNEIVAVFRPTVDRATLEFTVEVEESDEPVCFDPALLETVLATLLSKSLQYTQRGSLTLRLGYEFGAEGRWASISVIDTGSGVPPSLINHASSVRSNRGDTNVEGITPGIMFGLTQEIMRLHDGDLLIEDRSSVDGTEGSIFTARFPTYQEMVAAEDTHITLAGHSQRAAKDALQWSPASSDNGDDLVATKPCGSTPPTPLLSSGWTDALLFNRSDVLLVVDSNREVRSVIKNLFDPFMTVVEASDGEEALEMIRQSPPNLVLSDLLTPKLSGYNLLLRMRMEGKMKLLPVILMSTINDEESHTNALVAGADDFILKPFNARELLARVHLHMQMGKGRMNLEARFVQREKEADILGAYCPSGILRLAGNGETLFCNPAWVAGSGQPLREMYENPLSWLAYVDDNDYYRMLELWQEVERGALTTVKRQWRWKNGRSVSGEFTRLDLLDPSLQGVLACTTDITDQEQRVLEAERRRLDAEESRRQQELLVDLTSHEIRTPVSAILQCSSLVKDNLEALVGQLQTANTTGTGFHPSGALLHELTQDLVALESIYQCGLVQERIAGDVLSLARIQLDMLSVHEIEVDLRHEAGKLLSVFASEARMKDIELELQFGDMFDRMGVHAIKTDPVRLGQIVTNLISNAMRFTAAADHRKITVRYDLAWGAPDDGSCQAPRAPGATATPVHSPAIEDTTVFLYIGVTDTGPGMTPKEKNVLFQRFQQGNKMIHTRYGGSGLGLFICKKLSELLGGQIEVQTEVGQGSTFRFYIRTRTAPPSWRMEGNILSRAITPAAPINTPTEAVFPSKLTDVPRSIPNADALRVLVVEDNHINQTVLRRQIEKAGLACNVASNGEEALARLFDPGAAYDVVLMDLEMPIMDGLTAMKAIRAAERNGELAPQLVFALTGNARPAQIETALAAGFDKVLIKPYKLPSLLATIHDEVSARRDAAPYPSPSGTPPSIE, from the exons ATGGCGTCCACCCccgtgacgccgacgctcggcgacggAGTCATAGACTTCCCgaccgccttcctcgag GCATACCCCTTCCCcgctgccgtgctcgaggttgCGAGACCCGtcaggccgccgctgcgcgcctcgGAGCGCTTCACATCAACTCACAGCCTGGCGAGCTTCGACGCCGCAATCGCACCCGGGCCTAGCAGCCGGCCCATTATCGAGCAAGTGTCGCCCaagacgacctcgccgttcACTTTTCCTTCGATTACCACGACAACCACAGCGACAAACCTCTCACTGGAATCAGGCACCGGCAACGGTCCCCCCGCCCTGGTCAGCGTAAACGACAAGTgggccgcggccgtcgcaACCGACCGCAGCGACCTCGGTGCCAAGCTCAACATGCTTCAGGCGTGGGTTGTTacggcgagcgacagcgacacctTCCCACTCTCTCTCGGCGCTCATCACTTGCTCTTAACACGCACCCGGCTCGGCCCAACATCAttcgtcctcctcgcgacCCCGGACACGGgggtgccgctgccctccCCACCGATGCACAAGTTTGCTGCTGCCGTCCACCGCGCGgcgcccgacgtcgaccacCTAGCGACCGCGACACATGCCgtctcgctcgactcgccacCCGTCCATTCGCGCGCGGCAAAGCCAACCGCGGGGAAGCTTCAACCCGCGCAATGGGATGGCTCGGTCCGACGCCACTCGGAATCCCCGGCCCGCATGCAGTTTAGCAGACtagcgccgcgcgcggcctctATCCAGTCCGACTCGGCCTTCGAGCGCCGTCGCAAGCCTCAATCGGAGCAAGGCGATACTACGCCAGCGGCCCCGAAGCTGGAgaagtcggcgtcgaccccgtCCTCCCTGCCAGTCCAGCAGCCATTACCAACGTCCCCGCCTGCCCCACCGCCagggccgccggcgctgagCTGCTGGCAGTTGGTGATGCAGAAGGACTGGTCAGAGACTAGCCTGGGCCCAATGTCGTCGTGGCCTGGCGCGCTCATGGCTGTCGTGCGGTTGACGATGGAGTCGATGAGCCCGGCGCTAATGCTCATCAAGGATCCCCAAGATCCGACCGACAACTATTTTATCTA CAACGACGCATTCCGCCCCATGGCCAATGCCCATCCGACGTGGCTTGCATGCCACACATCCGACCTTCCCCCAGAGACATGGGGCCCGCTGGCCCCgctctgcgcgcgctcgtacCAGGGCGAGGTGATCCGCCGCGAGAACAACATGCTCTACCAGCCCTACGAGGACAAGATCCACTTCCGCGAGGTCTTCAACACTTGGTCGTACCACCCCGTATGGgaacgcgacgaggtcattGCAGTGTATGGCCAGATCCAAGAGACTACCAAGACGGTCGTTGCGGAGCGCCAACTGCGCACCAGTCAGCTCCTCGTCAGCTTGCTGAGCGGCGTGCGCACCACGGCAGACTTCTACAACGCAGTTGCCAACTGCTTTGACATTAATCACAGGGACGCACCCTTCGCCATCTGCTATACTGTCAAGCCGGTTACCTTTGAGGATGAGCAGTTTGGCGACAACCGCAGGGTCAGGTTGTCGCTTCCTGTCGTGCCGGTCGAGCTGTCGCTCGAGGCGACAGTCGGCGTCCCTGCTGCTCACCctgccgccccgcccaagCGCAAGCTCTCGGTCCAAGCGCGCCTCGGATCGTTCAGTGCCGACTCGCCTGACCCGAccatggcgacggcgacactCGACACCGACGGCTGGTGGCCCATCGCCCAGGCTCTGTCGACACGGCAGACTGTCATTGCCACGGACATTGCCTCCTTCATCGAGGGCTTCCCGACCCGCGAGTGGCCCGAGCTGCCCCAAAAGGCCGTCGTCATGCCACTGCTTAACGATGCGTCGGATGCCATGCCCTCTGGCGTCATTATCCTCGGTCTCAACGCGCGCAGGAGGATTGACGACGAGTATATCAAGTGCATCCAGTCGTTTCGACACACCCTTAGCGCAACCCTCGTCTCTATCCAGTCGGCCGAAGAGGAACAAGCCCATCAGCGCGAGAGAGCCAAGCTTGAGAAGGCCAAGACGCTACTCATCCAAAGCGCTGCCCACGAGTTCCGCCTCCCCCTCACTCTCATTGCCGCGCCGCTGGAGGAACTTCTCCGCTCCGATCTCAGACCCGAGCAACGTCGCAATGCCAGCTTGGCATACCGACACCAGCGCATTCTCCACCGACTCGTCGACTCGCTGGTCGACTATTCGCGAATCGAATCCGGGCTCCTCTCAGCACGTTTCGTTCGTGGTGACCTCGGCAAGTTTGTGAATGAAATCGTGGCTGTGTTCAGGCCGACGGTGGATCGCGCCACCCTCGAGTTCACCGTGGAGGTGGAAGAATCCGATGAGCCGGTCTGCTTCGACCCCGCCCTTCTGGAGACTGTTCTGGCGACGCTCTTGTCCAAGTCCCTTCAGTACACGCAGCGAGGATCCCTGACATTGCGCCTCGGGTACGAGTTTGGTGCTGAGGGCCGGTGGGCGAGTATCTCAGTCATCGATACCGGCTCGGGCGTGCCACCATCTCTCATCAACCACGCTTCGTCCGTTCGCAGCAACAGAGGCGACACCAATGTCGAGGGAATCACTCCCGGTATCATGTTTGGTCTCACGCAGGAGATTATGCGTTtgcacgacggcgacttgCTCATCGAGGACcgcagcagcgtcgacggCACAGAGGGCAGCATCTTCACAGCGAGGTTCCCAACATACCAGGAGATGGTGGCGGCAGAAGACACCCATATCACCCTTGCAGGGCACAGCCAACGGGCTGCCAAGGACGCCCTGCAATGGTCCCCCGCAAGCTCTGACAACGGTGACGATCTAGTGGCGACCAAGCCGTGCGGGTCGACACCACCAACGCCATTGCTCTCCAGCGGCTGGACCGATGCCCTGCTCTTCAATCGATCGGATGTGCTACTCGTGGTCGACAGCAACCGCGAGGTTCGTTCGGTTATCAAAAACCTCTTCGACCCCTTCATgactgtcgtcgaggcgtcTGATGGAGAAGAGGCCCTGGAAATGATCCGCCAGTCCCCTCCCAACCTGGTCCTCTCCGATCTCCTCACACCCAAGCTGTCGGGATACAATCTGCTCCTCAGAATGCGCATGGAGGGAAAGATGAAGCTCCTGCCCGTTATCCTCATGTCGACAATCAACGACGAAGAGTCGCATACGAATGCGTTAGTCGCCGGTGCCGATGATTTCATTCTCAAGCCATTCAACGCTCGCGAGCTTCTTGCCCGCGTCCACCTTCACATGCAGATGGGCAAGGGACGCATGAATCTCGAAGCTCGGTTTGTTcagcgcgagaaggaggccgacaTCTTGGGGGCATACTGCCCAAGCGGTATCTTGCGGCTCGCTGGCAACGGCGAGACACTCTTTTGCAACCCGGCCTGGGTTGCTGGCTCAGGGCAGCCCTTGAGGGAAATGTACGAGAACCCGCTCTCGTGGCTGGCGTACGTCGACGATAACGACTACTACCGCATGCTCGAGCTGTGGCAGGAGGTTGAGCGTGGCGCGCTCACGACCGTGAAACGGCAGTGGCGTTGGAAGAATGGCCGGTCGGTTTCAGGCGAGTTTACACGTCTCGATCTACTGGACCCCAGCCTGCAGGGTGTGCTGGCCTGCACGACAGACATCACCGACCAGGAACAGAGGGTGCTCGaagccgagcgccgccgtctgGATGCAGAAGAGTCTCGTCGTCAGcaggagctgctcgtcgacctgaCCAGCCACGAAATCCGAACGCCCGTTTCGGCCATTCTGCAGTGCTCGTCTCTTGTCAAGGACAACCTCGAGGCACTGGTAGGCCAGCTCCAAACCGCAAACACCACAGGCACTGGTTTCCACCCTTCAGGAGCGTTACTGCACGAGCTTACGCAGGACCTTGTGGCGTTAGAGA GCATCTACCAATGTGGACTGGTCCAAGAACGGATCGCAGGCGATGTCCTCTCCCTTGCCCGCATCCAACTCGACATGCTATCGGTACACGAGATTGAAGTAGACCTGCGCCATGAAGCGGGCAAGCTTCTGTCAGTGTTCGCTTCGGAGGCGCGAATGAAGGACATCGAGCTCGAACTACAGTTTGGCGACATGTTCGACAGAATGGGCGTGCACGCCATCAAGACGGACCCTGTCCGCCTGGGCCAGATTGTCACCAACCTCATCTCCAACGCGATGCGGTTcacggccgcggccgaccaCCGCAAGATCACGGTGCGGTACGACCTGGCCTGGGGCGCGCCGGATGACGGGTCGTGCCAGGCGCCGAGAGCACCGGGGGCGACCGCGACCCCCGTGCACTCGCCAGCGATTGAAGACACGACTGTCTTCCTTTACATCGGCGTCACGGACACTGGACCGGGCATGACACCCAAGGAAAAGAACGTCTTGTTCCAGCGCTTCCAGCAGGGCAACAAGATGATTCACACGCGGTACGGCGGCTCAGGCCTGGGCTTGTTCATCTGCAAGAAGCTGTCCGAGCTACTGGGCGGCCAGATCGAGGTGCAAACCGAGGTGGGGCAAGGCAGCACCTTCCGATTCTACATCCGCACTCGCACAGCCCCGCCCAGCTGGCGCATGGAGGGGAACATTCTGTCGAGAGCAATCACCCCAGCCGCGCCGATTAACACGCCGACCGAGGCCGTCTTCCCGTCCAAATTAACCGACGTACCACGCTCCATCCCGAACGCCGACGCGTTGCGTGTCCTCGTGGTTGAGGACAATCACATCAACCAGACGGTCCTAAGGCGCCAGATTGAAAAGGCCGGCCTGGCGTGCAACGTCGCCTcgaacggcgaggaggcgctcgcgcgcctcttCGACCCAGGAGCCGCTTACGACGTGGTGCTCATGGACCTCGAGATGCCAATCATGGACGGCCTGACGGCGATGAAGGCAATCCGTGCAGCTGAGCGCAATGGAGAGCTCGCCCCACAACTTGTCTTCGCGTTAACCGGCAACGCGCGTCCCGCGCAGATCGAGACTGCCCTTGCTGCCGGCTTCGACAAGGTGCTCATCAAGCCGTACAAGCTCCCGTCGCTCCTCGCGACCATCCACGACGAggtcagcgcgcgccgcgacgctgcgccaTACCCTTCCCCctcgggcacgccgccgtccatCGAGTGA
- the phacA_0 gene encoding Phenylacetate 2-hydroxylase yields the protein MGTHQRRSSSRQRGPHPRYHPPADMASSQHHSLPLGVVDIASTPVQLALAAVLLSLLVYHYTTYARGKVPLPGPSPWPVLGNLPQLGRHAALTLTSWSRTYGAVFKIHMGEREVVVINTAAAAKELLSDKGGNFISRPTFHNFHNVLATSAGLTIGTSPWDESCKRRRKAAATALNKLNVERYTPIVDREVLALIEDLYVHGQGGKVAIAPHDYMSRFALNTSLSVNYGCRLDEISDGLLHEIIEVEAAVSDVRSTVASWANYVPLLRLLQSLKPDTSAGSLADLRARRDAYMGKLLDDLRARIAEGTDTPCITGSILKDPEARLTPRELSSICLSMVAAGLDTLGNTMIWGVGKLAKTPDVWDKAYAAIEAQYADVPDTHAEDVGYITALYRETLRWFSVLKLSLPRETFGDVEYNGVTIPSGTTVFLNAWAVHHDVERYGDVDTFRPERFLDEKEDGGHATHYSFGVGRRMCAGSHLANKEMYAAFTKLVYFFKLEVDDADDYDIDPVNATHNPYGLASVPNRFKVRFVPRDPDTIEHWIAEEKSKAELRLASIIH from the exons ATGGGCACGCATCAGCGCCGCTCAAGCTCACGCCAGCGCGGCCCCCATCCTCGTTATCATCCTCCAGCCGACATGGCCTCATCACAGCACCACTCGCTCCCCCTCGGCGTGGTGGAcatcgcctcgacgccggtccagctcgccctcgctgccgtcctcCTCTCACTGCTGGTATACCACTACACCACATATGCGCGGGGCAAGGTGCCCCTTCCCGGCCCTTCGCCGTGGCCTGTCCTCGGCAACCTCCCCCAGCTGGGTCGC cacgccgcgctcacccTAACTTCCTGGTCCAGGACCTACGGCGCCGTGTTCAAGATCCACatgggcgagcgcgaggtcgtcgtgaTCAacaccgccgcagccgcgaAAGAGCTCCTGTCCGACAAGGGCGGCAACTTCATCTCCCGGCCGACGTTCCACAACTTCCACAACGTgctcgccacctcggccggcCTGACGATCGGCACGTCGCCATGGGACGAGAGCTGCAAGCGCCGGCGcaaggcggccgcgacggcgctcaacAAGCTCAATGTGGAGCGGTACACGCCCATCGTGGACCGCGAGGTGCTGGCGCTGATCGAAGACCTGTACGTCCACGGCCAGGGCGGCAAGGTGGCGATCGCGCCGCACGACTACATGAGCCGGTTTGCGCTCAACACGTCCTTGAGCGTCAACTATGGCTGTCGGCTCGACGAGATCAGCGACGGGCTGCTGCACGAGATtatcgaggtcgaggccgccgtgTCGGACGTGCGCTCCACCGTCGCGAGCTGGGCGAACTATGTTCCCCTTTTGCGCCTGCTGCAGTCCCTCAAGCCAGACACCTCGGCTGGatccctcgccgacctccgcgcacgccgcgacgcATACATGggcaagctgctcgacgacctgcgtgcgcgcatcgccgagggAACCGACACGCCATGCATCACCGGCAGCATCCTCAAGGACCCCGAGGCGCGCCTGACGCCGCGTGAGCTGTCGTCTATCTGCCTTTCCATGGTGGCCGCAGGGCTCGACACGCTGGGCAACACGATGATCTGGGGCGTTGGCAAGCTGGCCAAGACGCCCGACGTGTGGGACAAGGCGTACGCCGCCATCGAGGCGCAGTACGCCGACGTGCCGGacacgcacgccgaggacgtgggGTACATTACTGCGCTGTACCGCGAGACGCTGCGGTGGTTCTCGGTCCTCAAGCTGTCGCTGCCGCGCGAGACGttcggcgacgtcgagtacAACGGCGTCACGATCCCGAGCGGGACCACCGTGTTCCTCAACGCTTGGGCGGTgcaccacgacgtcgagcggtACGGCGACGTGGACACGTTCCGGCCAGAACGGTTcctcgacgagaaggaggatGGGGGCCACGCGACGCATTACTCGTTCGGTGTCGGCCGGAGGATGTGCGCCGGATCACACCTCGCCAATAAGGAGATGTACGCAGCGTTTACGAAGCTGGTCTACTTCTtcaagctcgaggtcgacgacgccgacgactacGATATCGACCCCGTCAACGCGACGCACAACCCCTACGGCCTCGCGTCGGTGCCAAACCGCTTCAAGGTCCGCTTCGTCCCCCGCGACCCCGACACTATCGAGCACTGgatcgccgaggagaagagCAAGGCCGAGCTGAGGCTCGCCAGCATCATTCACTGA
- the hmgA_0 gene encoding Homogentisate 1,2-dioxygenase — translation MSPTAVPTDKSNGATKAQPKLQYLHGFGNHFESEAVPGTLPALGNNPQRAAHGLYTECLSGTAFTAPRHRNQRSWLYRLRPSANHKPYAPYATPNPRLVSSFHAFSPDIDATPQQLRWNPLEVAGADGHDFVDSLTTLGGAGDPQLKNGLAIHFYNFARDMVNKAFYSSDGDMLIVPVHGDLLLTTEFGKLHVPPLHIAVVQRGLKFSVSYVNRDAPSARGYILETFKGHFELPELGPIGSNGLANAKDFESPVAWYEDKADQGTYTVVNKFVGKLYQYEQDHSPYDVVAWSGNYVPYRYDLEKFNVIGTVTYDHPDPSIYTVLTCPSDTPGTAVADFVIFAPRWLVAEKTFRPPWYHRNVMSEFMGLICGSYDAKAEGFLPAGASLHNMCTAHGPDAETFNKASAADLAPHKVGEGSMAFMFESAYQILTTKWAIQDSGKVQKDYWKAWQGCDRVSDLPQQ, via the exons ATGTCGCCGACAGCAGTACCCACAGACAAGTCCAACGGCGCGACAAAGGCGCAGCCAAAGCTGCAGTACCTGC ACGGCTTCGGCAACCACTTCGAGTCGGAAGCAGTGCCCGGCACGCTCCCAGCGCTGGGCAACAAcccgcagcgcgccgcacaCGGGCTATACACCGAGTGCTTGTCGGGCACGGCCTTcactgcgccgcgccaccgcAACCAGCGCTCGTGGCTGTAtcgg CTGCGCCCATCGGCAAACCACAAGCCGTACGCCCCGTACGCGACGCCCAACCCCCGCCTCGTGTCCAGCTTCCACGCCTTCTCGCCCGATATCGACGCGACGCCACAGCAGCTGCGGTGGAACCCGCTCGAGGtggccggcgcggacggGCACGACTTTGTCGACTCGCTGACCACCCTCGGAGGGGCGGGCGACCCGCAGCTTAAGAATGGGCTCGCGATCCACTTTTACAACTTTGCCAGGGATATGGTCAACAAGGCGTTCTATTCAAGCGATGGGGACATGTTGAtcg TGCCCGTCCacggcgacctcctcctcacgaCCGAGTTTGGCAAGCTCCACGTGCCCCCGCTTCACATCGCAGTCGTGCAGCGTGGGCTCAAGTTCTCCGTGTCCTACGTCAACCGCGacgcgccctcggcgcgcggctaCATCCTCGAGACGTTCAAGGGACACTTTGAGctgcccgagctcggcccaATCGGGTCCAACGGCCTCGCGAACGCCAAGGACTTTGAGTCCCCCGTCGCATGGTACGAGGACAAGGCGGACCAGGGGACGTACACTGTCGTCAACAAGTTTGTCGGCAAGCTGTACCAGTACGAGCAGGACCACTCGCCGTACGACGTTGTCGCGTGGTCGGGCAACTACGTGCCGTACCGGTACGACCTGGAGAAGTTCAACGTGATCGGGACCGTGACGTACGACCACCCCGATCCGTCTATCTACACCGTGCTCACTTGTCCCTCCGACACGCCCGGCACCGCGGTGGCCGACTTTGTCATCttcgcgccgcgctggctcgtcgccgagaagACGTTCCGCCCGCCCTGGTACCACCGTAACGTGATGAGCGAGTTCATGGGCCTCATCTGCGGCAGCtacgacgccaaggccgagggcttCCTGCCCGCCGGCGCAAGCCTGCACAACATGTGCACCGCGCACgggcccgacgccgagacgttCAACAAGGCCAGCGCGGCGGATCTGGCCCCGCACAAGGTTGGAGAGGGGAGCATGGCGTTCATGTTTGAGTCGGCGTACCAGATCCTCACGACTAAGTGGGCTATTCA GGACAGCGGCAAGGTGCAAAAGGACTACTGGAAGGCATGGCAGGGCTGCGACCGCGTCTCAGACCTCCCGCAGCAGTAG
- the maiA_0 gene encoding Maleylacetoacetate isomerase, translating into MSPPAQKLTLYTYFRSSASARVRTVMALHGIPREDIYIHLLKGDQSSDSYKEVNPSGTVPTLVIHREQGELVLSQCIAIMEYLDEVYGPASATGRLLPADAEARATVRSIVDLVVGDLFPMLTMGILNRVKSHGVDGPTWAKECCASILPALEGLLARTSATGRYAYGDAVTMADAALVPQIYTVLRFYPDISAFPTVKSVFDHCAALPAFVAADWRHQPDTPEEFRAK; encoded by the exons ATGTCACCGCCAGCGCAAAAGCTCACGCTATACACCTACTTCCGCTCGTCTGCCAGCGCACGAGTCCGCACAGTAATGGCGCTGCACGGCATCCCGCGCGAAGACATCTACATCCACCTGCTCAAAGGCGACCAGTCCTCCGACTCATACAAGGAAGTCAACCCCTCCGGGACCGTCCCGACGCTGGTCATCCACcgcgagcagggcgagctGGTCCTGTCGCAGTGTATCGCGATCATGGAGTACTTGGACGAGGTGTACGGCCCGGCGTCAGCCACAGGCCGCCTGTTACCCGCCGATGCTGAAGCGCGGGCCACCGTGCGCTCcatcgtcgacctcgtcgtgggCGACCTGTTCCCCATGCTCACGATGGGCATCCTCAACCGCGTGAAATCGCATGGCGTTGACGGACCGACGTGGGCCAAGGAGTGCTGTGCGTCTATCCTCCCTGCGCTCGAGGGGCTGTTGGCCCGCACGAGTGCGACGGGGCGGTACGCGTACGGCGATGCTGTTAccatggccgacgcggcgctcgtgccgcaGATCTACACCGTGCTGAG GTTCTACCCCGACATCTCCGCCTTCCCCACCGTCAAGTCCGTGTTCGACCACTGCGCGGCCCTCCCCGCGTTCGTGGCGGCCGACTGGCGCCACCAgcccgacacgcccgaggagTTTAGGGCAAAGTAG
- the fah_0 gene encoding Fumarylacetoacetase: protein MPSHTLGVALPIMSFVQYPADHPFPIQNLPYGVFSTDAQPVTRPGVAIGDYILDLAALSKTAHWAKSPVKAEVFQTANLDAFVALEPEDWAAFRAFLTSILAPSSPLKADADAVLLPRTAKSTHMHLPIRIGDYTDFYASYAHAFNAGVLIRGPENALQPNWKHLPVGYHGRASSIVVSGTPFHRPTGQILDKPTDKQPIFAPCRKLDYELETAFIYGGSPTKLGQRLTPAQARKHIFGLVLMNDWSARDIQTWEYVPLGPFLSKNFCTTIAPWIVSPAALEPFKVKQYDHEPALLPYLDDPEGYNFAVPLHLEVKTAESGDYSHVSTSDMRHTYYTFAQMIAHHSATGCNIRPSDMMGSGTLSVPSNDNAPNDGGLGSLLERSRLGREPFALNDQRKDMTWLRDGDSVRITGVAKGDGYNIGFGECEGTVLPAVEA, encoded by the exons ATGCCGAGCCACACTCTTGGTGTCGCCTTG CCCATCATGTCGTTCGTCCAGTACCCTGCCGACCACCCCTTCCCCATCCAAAACCTGCCGTACGGTGTCTTCTCGACCGACGCGCAGCCCGTGACCAGACCTGGCGTTGCCATTGGTGACTACATCCTCGACCTGGCCGCGTTGTCCAAGACGGCACACTGGGCCAAGTCGCCCGTCAAGGCGGAAGTCTTCCAGACT gccaacctcgacgcgttcgttgccctcgagcccgaggactGGGCCGCGTTCCGTGCCTTCCTCACCTCCATCCTtgccccgtcgtcgcccctcaaggccgacgccgacgccgtcctctTGCCCCGCACCGCCAAGTCGACTCACATGCACCTCCCTATCAGGATTGGTGACTACACCGACTTCTATGCGAGCTACGCGCACGCTTTCAACGCTGGAGTGCTTATCCGCGGGCCGGAGAACGCGCTCCAGCCGAACTGGAAGCATCTGCCTGTTGGATACCACGGCCGTGCTTC atcgATTGTTGTGAGCGGAACGCCCTTCCACCGCCCCACTGGTCAGATTCTCGACAAGCCCACCGACAAGCAGCCCATCTTTGCGCCGTGCCGCAAGCTCGACTATGAGCTGGAGACGGCTTTT ATCTACGGTGGCAGCCCCACCAAGCTCGGCCAGCgcctcacccccgcccaagcccgcaAGCACATCTTTGGCCTGGTCCTCATGAACGACTGGTCGGCTAGGGACATCCAGACGTGGGAGTATGTTCCCTTGG GCCCATTCCTTTCCAAAAACTTCTGCACCACCATCGCGCCGTGGATTGTCTCCCCCGCGGCCCTCGAGCCGTTCAAGGTCAAGCAGTACGACCACGAGCCTGCGCTGCTACCctacctcgacgacccggAGGGATACAACTTTGCCGTCCCGCTGCACCTAGAGGTTAAGA CTGCCGAGTCGGGCGACTACTCGCACGTCTCGACGTCGGACATGCGCCACACGTACTACACGTTTGCGCAGATGATTGCGCAccactcggcgacgggctgcAACATTCGCCCGTCGGACATGATGGGCAGTGGCACGCTCTCGGTGCCGAGCAACGACAATGCGCCGAACGACGGCGGGCTGGGatcgctgctcgagcgctcGCGTCTTGGCCGCGAGCCGTTTGCGCTCAACGACCAGCGCAAGGACATGACGTGGCTTCGTGACGGTGACAGCGTGCGTATCACTGGTGTCGCCAAGGGCGACGGTTATAATATCGGCTTTGGGGAGTGTGAGGGGACGGTGCTgccggcggtggaggcgTGA